In a genomic window of Callospermophilus lateralis isolate mCalLat2 chromosome 12, mCalLat2.hap1, whole genome shotgun sequence:
- the Gpr12 gene encoding G-protein coupled receptor 12, whose translation MNEDLKVNLSGLPRDYLDAGANENVSAAVSSQVPVVESEPELVVNPWDIVLCTSGTLISCENAIVVLIIFHNPSLRAPMFLLIGSLALADLLAGIGLIINFVFAYLLQSEATKLVTIGLIVASFSASVCSLLAITVDRYLSLYYALTYHSERTVTFTYVMLVMLWGTSICLGLLPVMGWNCLRDESTCSVVRPLTKNNAAILSVSFLFMFALMLQLYIQICKIVMRHAHQIALQHHFLATSHYVTTRKGVSTLAIILGTFAACWMPFTLYSLIADYTYPSIYTYATLLPATYNSIINPVIYAFRNQEIQKALCLICCGCIPSSLSQRARSPSDV comes from the coding sequence ATGAATGAAGACCTGAAGGTCAATTTAAGCGGGCTGCCTCGGGATTATTTAGATGCCGGTGCCAACGAGAACGTCTCAGCCGCTGTCTCCTCCCAGGTTCCGGTTGTAGAGTCAGAGCCTGAGCTCGTAGTCAACCCCTGGGACATTGTCTTGTGTACCTCAGGAACCCTCATCTCCTGTGAAAATGCCATTGTGGTCCTTATCATCTTCCACAACCCTAGCCTGCGAGCACCTATGTTCTTGCTGATAGGCAGTCTGGCTCTTGCAGACCTGCTGGCTGGCATTGGACTCATCATCAATTTTGTTTTTGCCTACCTGCTTCAGTCAGAAGCCACCAAACTGGTCACCATCGGACTCATTGTCGCCTCCTTCTCTGCCTCTGTGTGCAGCTTGCTGGCTATCACTGTTGACCGCTACCTCTCGCTGTATTACGCTCTGACGTACCATTCCGAAAGGACGGTCACATTTACCTATGTCATGCTGGTCATGCTCTGGGGGACTTCCATCTGCCTGGGGCTACTGCCTGTCATGGGCTGGAACTGCCTGCGGGACGAGTCCACTTGCAGCGTGGTCAGACCTCTCACCAAGAACAACGCAGCCATTCTTTCCGTCTCTTTCCTCTTTATGTTTGCACTGATGCTTCAACTCTACATTCAGATCTGTAAGATTGTGATGAGGCACGCCCATCAGATAGCCCTGCAACACCACTTCCTGGCCACATCACACTATGTGACCACCCGGAAAGGGGTCTCCACCCTGGCTATCATCCTTGGGACATTTGCTGCTTGCTGGATGCCTTTCACCCTCTATTCCTTGATAGCAGATTACACCTATCCTTCTATCTATACCTACGCTACTCTCCTGCCTGCCACCTACAATTCCATCATCAATCCTGTTATATATGCTTTCAGAAACCAAGAGATCCAGAAAGCCCTCTGCCTCATCTGCTGCGGCTGCATCCCATCCAGCCTGTCCCAGAGGGCACGATCGCCTAGTGATGTGTAG